A single region of the Triticum dicoccoides isolate Atlit2015 ecotype Zavitan chromosome 2B, WEW_v2.0, whole genome shotgun sequence genome encodes:
- the LOC119364944 gene encoding endogenous alpha-amylase/subtilisin inhibitor: MSSRRVGLLLLSLLATTLTCSADPPPVHDTDGNELRADANYYVLPANRAHGGGLTMAPGHGRRCPLFVSQEADGQRDGLPVRIAPHGGAPSDKIIRLSTDVRISFRAYTTCVQSTEWHIDSELVSGRRHVITGPVRDPSPSGRENAFRIEKYSGAEVHEYKLMACGDSCQDLGVFRDLKGGAWFLGATEPYHVVVFKKAPPA, translated from the coding sequence ATGAGTAGCCGCCGTGTTGGCCTCCTTCTCCTCTCCCTTCTGGCCACCACCCTCACGTGCAGCGCGGATCCGCCGCCGGTGCACGACACGGACGGCAACGAGCTGCGCGCCGACGCGAACTACTACGTCCTCCCGGCCAACCGCGCCCACGGCGGGGGGCTCACGATGGCGCCGGGCCACGGGCGCCGCTGCCCGCTGTTCGTCTCGCAGGAGGCCGACGGGCAGCGCGACGGCTTACCCGTGCGCATCGCCCCGCACGGCGGCGCGCCGTCCGACAAGATCATTCGGCTGTCGACCGACGTCCGCATCTCCTTCCGCGCCTACACGACATGCGTGCAGTCCACCGAGTGGCACATCGACAGCGAGCTGGTGTCGGGCCGCCGGCACGTGATCACCGGCCCGGTCAGGGACCCCAGCCCGAGCGGCAGGGAGAACGCCTTCCGCATCGAGAAGTACAGCGGCGCGGAGGTGCACGAGTACAAGCTCATGGCGTGCGGGGACTCGTGCCAGGACCTCGGCGTGTTCAGGGACCTCAAGGGCGGCGCATGGTTCTTGGGCGCCACCGAGCCATACCATGTCGTCGTGTTCAAGAAGGCGCCGCCCGCCTGA